A stretch of DNA from Gemmatimonadaceae bacterium:
CCCTGCTGCACCACGCGGGTCTTGCCGGTGGTCAGGTCGAGGCTGATGACGCGGGGCCGGGGGCCGATGACGGACACGAGCACAGCATCGGTACCGGGAATTGCCGTAATGCGAGCGAACAGGGATCCCGTGGAATCGGCGGTGAGCACGCGCCGGGTAGTGCCGCCGGACGACGGCGTCGCGTACAGCGCCTCCATGCCGATTCCCGAGGTCACGATGGTCCCGTCGCTGAGCCACGCGGACGCCGATAGGACTGCCGAGTCGGAGAGCACGACCGGCGTCCCCCCACGCCTCGGCACGCGCTTGAGCTTGCCGTCGGTGAAGGCGATCCACTGTCCGTCGGGGGAGAACGTTGGCGCCGGTCCATCCTGGACGGAAACGGAAAGCGGAGCGAGCACGCGCGGCGCCAGACGGTCCGCGTCCTTCAGCATCAGCTCGGCCTGTCCAGCCGCATTCGTATCCAGGTAAGCGATTGCCGATCCGTCCGGGGCGATGGCCGTCGCCTTCGCCAACTCGCCCGGCAGCGTTCCTATCGAGCCGAGCACGACCTGTTGCGCGCTGCCTGGCGGCATCGGAAGGGGGCGCAGCCACGCCCATGCAGCCACCCCGAGCAGCGCGATGCACGCGGCGCAGACGGCGAGCGCGATCGTGCGCCAGTGATGGGCAGTTGCGCCGATAGGCGTTCCCGAATCGCCCACCGCGGTGGTGACCGCGAAGTGCGGGTCGCCCAGCGCGTCGGCAAACGCCTTGGCGCTATCGAAGCGGTCGGCGGGCAGCTTCTCCAGCGCCTTCGCGAGCGCCGCGGACACATTCGGCGGCACCGTCTTCCGCAGCTTCGTGACCGCGGCCGCATCCTCGGTTACGATTTTCATGATGATCTGCTGCGCCGAGTTCCCCGTGTGCGGCGGCTCGCCGGCCAGCATCTCGTAGAGCACGGTGGCCAGCGAGTAGATGTCGCTCCGCCCGGTGATCTCCTTGTCGGCCGTCGCCTGCTCGGGGCTCATGTAGTGCGGCGTGCCGAGACTCAGGCCCGTTTCGGTCATGCGCCCGCCGGCGGCGGCGCTCACGGCGAGCGCGATGCCGAAGTCCATCACCATGGGGCGCCCGTCGTGCAGCAGGATGTTCTCCGGCTTGATGTCGCGGTGGATCACCCCGTGGCGGTGCGCATAGTCCAGCGCGTCGGCGATCTCCGTCGTGATGCGCACGGCGTCGGCGACGCCGATCTGCGTTTCGCGATTGAGCCGCTCACGCAGCGTCTCGCCCTCGATGTAGGGCATCACATAGTAGAGCTGCGCGTCGGCGGTGCCCGAGTCGAAGAGCGGCAGGATGTGCGGGTGACTGAGCGCCGCGGTGGTCTTGATCTCCTGCACAAACCGGTCGGCGCCGAGCACGGCAGCCAGCTCGGGCTTCAGCACCTTGATCGCGACGTTGCGATCGTGCTTGAGGTCTGCGGCGAGATAGACCGTGGCCATGCCGCCCGCGCCAAGCTCGCGCTCGATGCGGTAGCGGTCGGCGAGGGCGGCGGACAGGCGAGCGGCACTGTCGGTCATCGGCCCCTCATCGCTTGAGCTTCTTCTTGAGGTCGCTGAACCAGTGGTCCACCCACACCACCTCGGCCGCGTCGCGCTGGCCTGTCAACTGCTCGCTCTCCAGGAACAGGAACGACTTGCCGCCCGGCTCGACCACGTAATCCTGATGGTATTGGTTCACCGCGAAGCGCGCCGTGTTGAACAGCGGCTGGCGGCCGGCGATGCTGAACGACGGACCGGCGCCAAGGCGCGCCTCGACCAGCGTCTTGCTGTTGTCGATGAAGAACAGCGAGCGGCCGTCGGGGGCCCACACCGGGTCGATGCCGCCATCCAGCGATACCTGCCAGCGGCCATCGTTGGCGTTCGGGAAGGGACGCACGTACACCTCGGGCCTCCCGTTGTCGTCGGACGAATAGGCGAGCCACTTGCCATCGGGCGATACCGCGGGCGTCAGTTCCGAAAACCGCGTGGCGACGAGCGGAACCGGCGTCGTATCGCCACTCGTGCGCACGCCCACGAGATCGCCGGCCCCCCGTGCCGTGTTGTCGGTGCGCAGCACCAGCCACTTGCCATCGGGGCTCCAGGTGACTTCCTGCACGCGGCGGTCGATCTGCACGAGCGCGCGGTCGCTCCCCGTACCGTCGGCGGGGCGTCCGTAGACGCCGCCATTTGCACCGGTGTCGCGCACGAACGCCACCGTTCGCCCGTCGGGTGACCACGCCGGGCGCCGGTCGCGGTCGCCGAAGCTGAGCCGCGAGTACGGGCCGCGGTCCATCTGCTTGATCCAGATGTTGAAGTTCCCGGCGCCGCCGCCGTCGCCAACGGCCAGGCGGCGGCCATCCGGCGACAGCGCGAGCGAATTGAGCTCGCCCGCCCACGCGCTGTCTACGGGGGTCGCCACCCCATCGCGCGTCACGCGCATGACCTGGACCGTGGTCGCCGAGCCGGTGCCCGGCACGTAGACCAGGGTGCCGCCCCGCGACCACGCCAGCGGGGTCACCCCGTTGGCGGTCTGGACGAAGACGTGGTCCAGCACCGGCACCGCCGGTCCGGTGATCTTGAGCGTTTTCAGATCGAACGGCGCCGCGAGTCCGGCGCCGTCCGGGCGCACGTACAGCAGGTAGCCGTTGGGCAGGTACCACGCGCCCTCGACGTTGTCGAGCAGCGGGCGCGCCGCTCCGGTCTTCAGGTCGAGCACGTGGATGCTCACCGTCAC
This window harbors:
- a CDS encoding protein kinase — encoded protein: MTDSAARLSAALADRYRIERELGAGGMATVYLAADLKHDRNVAIKVLKPELAAVLGADRFVQEIKTTAALSHPHILPLFDSGTADAQLYYVMPYIEGETLRERLNRETQIGVADAVRITTEIADALDYAHRHGVIHRDIKPENILLHDGRPMVMDFGIALAVSAAAGGRMTETGLSLGTPHYMSPEQATADKEITGRSDIYSLATVLYEMLAGEPPHTGNSAQQIIMKIVTEDAAAVTKLRKTVPPNVSAALAKALEKLPADRFDSAKAFADALGDPHFAVTTAVGDSGTPIGATAHHWRTIALAVCAACIALLGVAAWAWLRPLPMPPGSAQQVVLGSIGTLPGELAKATAIAPDGSAIAYLDTNAAGQAELMLKDADRLAPRVLAPLSVSVQDGPAPTFSPDGQWIAFTDGKLKRVPRRGGTPVVLSDSAVLSASAWLSDGTIVTSGIGMEALYATPSSGGTTRRVLTADSTGSLFARITAIPGTDAVLVSVIGPRPRVISLDLTTGKTRVVQQGAIAAWVVGQWLLYLDGNGTLVGAPFNRKRLAVTGAPVTLLDSVQNNSYPEANPSGDIQVGADGTLLYVRRRPLAGPTGLRLARVALDGSATLIDTAQALPVAGLGGLDLSPDGRQVAVSLSDSASGGSNIYVVDLGGGPPTRLTFTGTANVRPEWSPDGKRVMYVSDAGGRLLRLWAEPASGGGAATLLTGVHGIFGGLWSTDQRWIVYRTEATATRSRDIMALRTSGDTTPVQLAATSASELGPAVSPDGRWLAYSSNRSGTQQVYVQPFPDAGGQLWQVSSGPGSSPQWSHDGRRIFYQDDNDHLLAADVSTSPTFRVTRTQVLFSGPYFRYPYYHEYAVAPDDKHFVMLQIPPAAMGQGARLIEMRHWLPAAMKAGHE